GCCGTCGGGGGAGAACGCCACCGAGGTCACCGCGGCGCTGTGGCCGGTGAGGGGCTGGCCGAGGGGTTGTGGTCCGGTGGGGGTGGTGACGTTCCACAGTCGCACCGTGTGGTCCCGGCTGCCGGTGGCCAGGGTGTGCCTGTCGGGGGAGAACGCCACCGAGGTCACCGCGGCGGTGTGGCCGGTGAGGGGCTGGCCGAGGGGTTTCGGGTGGGACCAGCCTGCGGCGGTGGTCGGCAGGGTGGTGAGCAGCGTGATCGTGACAGCGGCGGCGAGAGCGATTGCCGCGCAGACCGCGGCTGGCAGGCGCCATCGCCGTCGGCGTGGGGGCGCTGGGGAAAGCGCGGTGACCGGGGGCGGGGCGGCGAGGACCGTGGGCTCCCCCGCGTCCCCCGCGTCCCCGGTTCCCGCTGGTGTCTTTGCTGACGTGGGGAGAGGGTCGGCCGCCGGCGCGGTCACCGCCGGTGCGGGCGGGTGCAGGGCACGGCGGACCTGGTCGGGCAGGTGCAGGGGCAGGCCGGTGGGGCCGGTCCAGTCGGAGCCGTGGACGCGGGTGGCGGCGTGGGCGAGGTCGACGGCGAAGACACGGGCGTCGGCCTGGCGGTCGGCGGGGTCCTTGGCCAGGGCGGTGAGCACGACCTCGGCGAGAGGGCCGGGAACATCGTCCATCGGCGGGGGTGGGCTGGTCAGGTGCTGGCGCCACAGTGCCTGGATCGGCTGCCTGGGGTCGAACGGCGCCCGGCCGGTCAGGAGCCGGTAGAGGACGATCCCGAGGGCGTAGATGTCGGTGGCCGGGCCGAGCCGGCCGGTTTCGATCTGCTCGGGGGCCATGTACTGGGGGGTGCCGGCCAGGCCGCTGGCGCTGGCCGCGGATCCCTCGAAGATCTTCGCGATGCCGAAGTCGGTGACTTTCACCGTGTCGTCGGCGGCGAACAGGATGTTGTCGGCCTTGATGTCGCGGTGCAGCACCCCGCGGGTGTGGGCGTGGTCCAACGCGGCGGCGACGGCCAGGCCGACCGCACAGGCCTGCGGGGCGCTGAGGTCCGCGCGGCGGCGGGTGAGGGTGCCCCCGGGCAGCAGTTCCATCACGACCAGGCACAGCCCGTCGACGTCGAGGTAGTCGTAGGCACGCACGATGTGGGGATGGTCCAACCCGCCCAGGGTGCGGGCCTCGCCGTCGAAGCTCACCGCGAGGCCTTCCGGGCCCTCGGCGCGCATCACCTTGACCGCGACCGGCCGGCCCATCCGCCGGTGTTCGCCTGCCAGGACCAGACCGAACGCCCCGGCACCCAGCTCGGCGCCCAGCGTGTAGCCGGGCAGCGCCGCGGCGACTCGTTCCCGATCGATGATCATGCTGTGGTGAGGCGGGCCGGCCTCGTCCCGATTTCCCCCGTCATAGTGGGCTCACCCTAGCGCCGCAGCGAGAACCGCCTGGTCTCGCGGGCCCGCCGGAGGCGAACAGCTGGTGACGGCGCGTTTCGCGTGGCGGACTGGGGCACCGCCGCCCGGTCGGGACGACCGTCAGCCGTAGCTGGGGTCGAGCGGGGTCGTGGGCCGCACGGCGACGGCGTCGAGCGCGGGGTCGGCGAGGACCGCGTCGAGCGCGGCGCGGCTGGCGCCGAGGTAGGTGCGGTAGCCGTCGATCTCGGTGGCGACGAGCCAGGCGCGGTCGGCGGGCCACCACAGGCTCGCGCATCTCCACTCCACCGGCGCCGGCAGCGTCGGGGCGGCGCCTACCGGGCCGGTGAGCAGGTGGTACGCCCGGTGGGGTGTCCGCACGCGCGTCGGCCGGTCCTTCCAGGCCTCTGTCTCGGCGAGGCCGAAACCCTCCCAGAGGCAGAAGTACGCCTGGTCCGGCGTGCCGGTGAAGGCGGACAGGACCCGCGCGAGCGCCTCGGTCTCCCGCGCGTCGAGTCCTCCGTCGGAGGGACGCCCCCAGCGGTCGGAGCCGGCGACGAGGTCGTCGAACCGGGTCTCGGCGTTCAGCGGCACGCCTTGGTCCACGGCGATGTCGGACCACCGGTGTCGCCGTCCCTCACTCTCGCCGTCGTACGTCGGTGGCAGCACCCGGGCGTAGGCGGTGAAGACGGGGGGCACCATCGCCGCGACCGTCGCGGCTGGGGGTGAGGCGGTCAGCGCCGCCGCC
This Parafrankia discariae DNA region includes the following protein-coding sequences:
- a CDS encoding WD40 repeat domain-containing serine/threonine protein kinase; this encodes MIIDRERVAAALPGYTLGAELGAGAFGLVLAGEHRRMGRPVAVKVMRAEGPEGLAVSFDGEARTLGGLDHPHIVRAYDYLDVDGLCLVVMELLPGGTLTRRRADLSAPQACAVGLAVAAALDHAHTRGVLHRDIKADNILFAADDTVKVTDFGIAKIFEGSAASASGLAGTPQYMAPEQIETGRLGPATDIYALGIVLYRLLTGRAPFDPRQPIQALWRQHLTSPPPPMDDVPGPLAEVVLTALAKDPADRQADARVFAVDLAHAATRVHGSDWTGPTGLPLHLPDQVRRALHPPAPAVTAPAADPLPTSAKTPAGTGDAGDAGEPTVLAAPPPVTALSPAPPRRRRWRLPAAVCAAIALAAAVTITLLTTLPTTAAGWSHPKPLGQPLTGHTAAVTSVAFSPDRHTLATGSRDHTVRLWNVTTPTGPQPLGQPLTGHSAAVTSVAFSPDG